From Fulvivirga lutea:
CGTCTTGCAATTCCATGCGCATTATATTAGTAAGCCCAAGTACCGATGCTATTGGCGATCTGATATCGTGATAGGCACTGTAAAGAAACCTATCCATCTGCGCATTGATTTTTTTGAGCTCGCGATTTTTTTGTTGCAAAATGTTTTCGGCATCCTTTTGCTCTGTAATATCGATAATAGCTCCATCGTAGTAGGTAGTGCCATTATATTCTCGTGTAACTGAACAGTTTACCAAACCCCAAAAAGTAGAACCATCTTTGCGTCTGAAAAGGATCGTTTCATTGGTTAGGTAATCGGCTTCACGGAGCACCTTTGCTATTCTGCTTCTGTCAGCATTATCAGCGTAAAATTTAGCGGGGGAAACATTTAATACTTCTTTTACCGACTGATAACCAAAGAGTTCTACGAATGACTTATTAACATAGATCATTCCTTCTTCTCTGGAATTGCGGTAAATACCTTCTTTTAAGTTATCGCTTATAGCTATAAACAACTGGCTAAGCTTACCGGAGCTCTTAATTTCTGAATCTCGACTCATGGCCGGTTCAAAGATTACCAATCCAAGGCGTTGCTTGGCGGAACCTATTGACTTAATTGTAACATCAAAAATAGTTTTCTCCGTTGCATTATTGACCAAGATCAGCTGCTTGTTAATTTCACTATCTTTTTTTGCAATCCAGCCAAGCATTTCCTTGAATGCCACTCTGGAAGTATCACCAAAAAAATCAAGTAAATTGAGCTTTTCCAGCTCGCTAGACTTTGATAATGAAAGGCCCTTGAATGCTCTGTTATATTTAAGAATAATTCCTCTTGTGGTAACAAATACCAGTGGACTATTAGAATGGTTGAAAATCTCCTCTCCTATGTAATCCTTCGACAGTTGAATGAAATCGTCAGG
This genomic window contains:
- a CDS encoding PAS domain-containing sensor histidine kinase translates to MEAKRIQEHIPDDFIQLSKDYIGEEIFNHSNSPLVFVTTRGIILKYNRAFKGLSLSKSSELEKLNLLDFFGDTSRVAFKEMLGWIAKKDSEINKQLILVNNATEKTIFDVTIKSIGSAKQRLGLVIFEPAMSRDSEIKSSGKLSQLFIAISDNLKEGIYRNSREEGMIYVNKSFVELFGYQSVKEVLNVSPAKFYADNADRSRIAKVLREADYLTNETILFRRKDGSTFWGLVNCSVTREYNGTTYYDGAIIDITEQKDAENILQQKNRELKKINAQMDRFLYSAYHDIRSPIASVLGLTNIMRMELQDEQMLSYLDKIDESLNKLDYFVNDIKYFSQNARQHITSKKIDFPALVNEVWKKFKYQHDLIELQLKIDDDKFFFSDSSRIMLILENLFKNCIQFSDKTKNEHYIKVNVHLSYDKATIEVIDNGIGIGKQHLDKVFNMFYRGSESSKGSGLGLYITKETVLKLNGNISIESEVGLGTIVNVEIPNDKKGRLMTRKFLLQSR